The genomic stretch TATCTGTATTAAATGGAAATGCCTGTGTGTTACTGATTGTTAGTAGTGACTGTGTGAGATTTTTGTGTAGGCTTATTGGACAAGGAGCAGCAAACGATACCTTCCCCTAGATTCACCCGTATTCTGCAAGAGGCGTAAGGTATGTATATGTacatttttgtttcctttttgtatgTGTTTGCTCTTGTACTAGTATATGGTAATTGAGTTGGAtaaacatacatatacataGATGGAACCCGTTGAAGGTGATGACTCGACCATTTGGTCTACTGAGTATGAAAAcatatttgttcaaattttggtTGAACTCGCTAACAATGGCTGAACAGTGAATGGGTCAGTCCACGTGAACATGTGGTCCCCTATTGCTTCCAAACTTTCTGAAATTACTGGTCGGACCTACACCACCGCCCAGTGTTGGACAAAATTTTCGCGTTTTAGGATGAACCACCGCGATTTTTCCAACCTCCTCCATCACAAAACTGGGTTCGATTGGGACCCAATGGGAAACACAGTCCAAGAGATAGAAACTCAGTGGCAGCAATATCTTAGGGTAACTTTTGCACAACCCTCTAGCATTTTTCCTTTCTGTCTTTGAGTCTTTAGACAACATAGtgtattttccttattttattttttaaaattttttggtgtATGTCTTAGATCAACAAGAAGGCTGGGCGTTTCAAAAAGAAAGGTTGCCCAAACTATGAACTATTGGGTCTTCTTTTCAATGGGTCAACAGCCACTAGGGTGCTTCGGCATTCCTTTGCTAGGACCCCACTAGGTAGTGATGAAGAAGAGGAGTTGAACGATGCACTGTTACGGTTTTGAATGCATGTTAGTAGGGAGGCGAATGCAGGTCTTGGCAATGGTGTAGATTCTGTTGGGAGTTCAGGGGGTGGGGGCGACAATGCTGCTCCCCCTAGTAGGGGTATAGTAATTGGGGGAAATGGGCGTGGCAAGCGTCATGTGGATAGCTCGGGTCCCAGCTCAGACTATAAAAGGAAGGGGAAGGGAAAGGAGTCCTCTTTAATGGACTCCCTTAGAAGTGATGCTTTGAAAGAGTTTCGTGACTTGTCCCGTCTAAAGAAGGAGATGTTGATTCAGGATCAGCAGAGAATGAGTAGTGGAGGAGAAGCCAGTGGCGGTGGTGCAAGTAGTGGCGTGTCCTTCTCTAATAGCATTAGTAGGGCTATAGCCATATTGGATGAGATTGCCCCTGATTTGGATTATGAGAGGTACCTGAGGGCTTTTAATCTTTNNNNNNNNNNNNNNNNNNNNNNNNNNNNNNNNNNNNNNNNNNNNNNNNNNNNNNNNNNNNNNNNNNNNNNNNNNNNNNNNNNNNNNNNNNNNNNNNNNNNAACGATTCTTCCAGCCCCTTCGTTCGACCATCTCCTCGCAAGCACCCGCATCCTCATCCGTGTTCTGCATCTGTGGACACGGGCTTCCCTCCAAGGACACGCACTTGGAAGGTTCGTCTATACCTCCCACAGTATCTGTATTAAATGGAAATGCCTGTGTGTTACTGATTGTTAGTAGTGACTGTGTGAGATTTTTGTGTAGGCTTATTGGACAAGGAGCAGCAAACGATACCTTCCCCTAGATTCACCCGTATTCTGCAAGAGGCGTAAGGTATGTATATGTacatttttgtttcctttttgtatgTGTTTGCTCTTGTACTAGTATATGGTAATTGAGTTGGAtaaacatacatatacataGATGGAACCCGTTGAAGGTGATGACTCGACCATTTGGTCTACTGAGTATGAAAAcatatttgttcaaattttggtTGAACTCGCTAACAATGGCTGAACAGTGAATGGGTCAGTCCACGTGAACATGTGGTCCCCTATTGCTTCCAAACTTTCTGAAATTACTGGTCGGACCTACACCACCGCCCAGTGTTGGACAAAATTTTCGCGTTTTAGGATGAACCACCGCGATTTTTCCAACCTCCTCCATCACAAAACTGGGTTCGATTGGGACCCAATGGGAAACACAGTCCAAGAGATAGAAACTCAGTGGCAGCAATATCTTAGGGTAACTTTTGCACAACCCTCTAGCATTTTTCCTTTCTGTCTTTGAGTCTTTAGACAACATAGtgtattttccttattttattttttaaaattttttggtgtATGTCTTAGATCAACAAGAAGGCTGGGCGTTTCAAAAAGAAAGGTTGCCCAAACTATGAACTATTGGGTCTTCTTTTCAATGGGTCAACAGCCACTAGGGTGCTTCGGCATTCCTTTGCTAGGACCCCACTAGGTAGTGATGAAGAAGAGGAGTTGAACGATGCACTGTTACGGTTTTGAATGCATGTTAGTAGGGAGGCGAATGCAGGTCTTGGCAATGGTGTAGATTCTGTTGGGAGTTCAGGGGGTGGGGGCGACAATGCTGCTCCCCCTAGTAGGGGTATAGTAATTGGGGGAAATGGGCGTGGCAAGCGTCATGTGGATAGCTCGGGTCCCAGCTCAGACTATAAAAGGAAGGGGAAGGGAAAGGAGTCCTCTTTAATGGACTCCCTTAGAAGTGATGCTTTGAAAGAGTTTCGTGACTTGTCCCGTCTAAAGAAGGAGATGTTGATTCAGGATCAGCAGAGAATGAGTAGTGGAGGAGAAGCCAGTGGCGGTGGTGCAAGTAGTGGCGTGTCCTTCTCTAATAGCATTAGTAGGGCTATAGCCATATTGGATGAGATTGCCCCTGATTTGGATTATGAGAGGTACCTGAGGGCTTTTAATCTTTTTAGGGACAAGAGCATTCGAGATGGTTTTATAGCTATGCCTCCAGCTAGGAAGAAGGCATGGGTAGCTTCACTGTAGCAATTTCATCAAATCATTGCTGGTCTCGTGACATGTTTTTTCCCTGATGTTCACGGCATTGATGCAGGTTGGAGCATTTCAAATGCTCTTTGTTTTGTCTATTATGTTGTATGGCTAAAAAGTGTTTATGTTATGCTACTAATCTTTATTTGTAAGGGGTGTTTAAGTTTGGCATGTAATATTCCTTGATAATGAGCCACTGTCACCTTATGGGTGAAACTTGGGCAAATTTTCTCTTGGGTTTTATAACTCctttatatatttgaatgtgTACCCTAGAATATTATCAAATGTTTATTTGAATGGATGGTATGCTAAATTCCGTTTATGGTGTGTTTAGTCCCATGCCACCCTATGTTATTTTACCAAAAATGACATTCAACATAGTGAATCAATTGGAGCCCACTGAAATTGACCATTTGACCAATTTACtatgatttatatttttatattatggtTACTTATTGGTCTTTTGGTGTAGTAAATGTTGATCAATTTTTGATTCgcaattttttgtcaaaacaaTCTAGGCATGAGGAAATATTGTTGATAATCCTGAAAAGTTGTGAAAACAATCCTGACTTCATATGTATGCAAATATACATATGAGTGCATCTTGAGATACCTCATTGACTCAATTTGAAGAACTTATTTAACTACAGTATACTAGGCTAGATTAGATTGACACCTTTTATTGTCGGCATTAATTTTAATGGGATAGCAATTTCTTGATTAAGAATCTTTGTCAGAGTTATATTTCTATATTGGTTATGTATCACTGATTCCAGAATATATGAAAGTTAGATGGACTGATATCCCAATCTTACCTTGCCAAGCTAGTTGGACATGCTTGCTTACTTTTGTTTTGAAAGTTGTACTCTTTTCCAATTATATGCTTAGCTTAAAGTTACTTTCTTTGGGGCAAGGCAAACAGTTTCGTAGTAtccaatcacaagcccaattgAAATTCCCACTCCAAAACCCCAAAGACCCAGTATAGTACTCACAAACCCCATCTCCAGTCCACTCTCACACCACCCCAAATCACCTATGTCCCAAAAACATAACAGCAAACAAGAACGAAGCAAAAGACCCTCCTAGAATTTGATACAGTTTCTcaattatattttctctttcccctctcattgacaaataaatatacaGTGGAATAAGTGAAATAGACCCAAAAAATTACAGGCCAACATTTCGCTCTTATTTGAGTTCTTATTCGCAATAGAGTAATGGTAGATGAGAATAATACAAATAGACTTTAACTATGATTAGGTGATAGTCTTCAAATGTGATTATATCTATATGTGATAAACGTCTACGGTTGCTAGTCGTCAACTACTAGATGATAGATTTTCATTGTAGCTAGGTAATGATAAATTTCAACTAGTCTTAAATTGCTAAATGATAGCCTTTAATTGGGATACATGTCACAATCCTAACTAGTCTATTTTTGATTAGAGTAATGGACTTGTTGTACTTGgtatattctctttttcttttctttttattttttaatctttttatttttattttttctattcatgGGCATTCAATTTTCGGATAAACCTTACATGGGCATTCAATTTTCTCATAAACCTGAATatcatttgagaaaaaagaaaaaaagaaaaaaagaaaaaagagagatgggGGTTGACAAGTCTTGCTGCTGTATAAGATGATTGTAGCCAATAGATACCCATTAGTTTTAGAGTTTATCTTTGGGTTGCTGTCATTCCTAATCATGGATCACTTTGACTCAATGCCATACGTCCATCTTTGGAACTCACCCCACCACCCCTTTGAGAATGTTGGAAAAATGTGAGGATGGTTAAGTTgtgtttaaaagaaaagaaaagaaaaagagaccCCCATTAACCCCTTGGAGTAGTGATTTAGTGAATAtcggcgtgcatgaacagtctGCACGTCGGTGTTCATATATCTggaaattttattgtttaaatattattttaataatattttataataaatgaaCACCGGCGTGCACACTGTGCATGCACGCCGGTGTTCACTAAATCACTACTCAACCCCTTGATGATAGAAAATCCCGACTGGATCTGGAAATTTCTTCAGCTCCTTCCATACATGATAAAAGCTAAGTAGAAGTGCCATTTGTTTCCATGATTACCTATTAATCTGTGGAATTGCCTATAAGCTTTTCCAAAAGGTCCCAGAATAATATCTGGAAAtggtaataatttattttaaaagagatAAGGAACTAGCTACTACTTGTTGTTTCTATGTTGTTATCATGCTTTTACCACTAATGGCCTGCATGTGTACTATACTTGAGTCTTGGGATACAActcttttttctaaaagtaaaaatttatgtatttactTATAATGTTAAAGAAGCACATACAGTTGATAAAGAGACAACGGTGTATGTCATTACCATCTATAGAAATTGATATATGACACTATAATTTATTATGGAGTAAATGTTAGTGTGTTGAAATATTTATGTCAATGGGGTGCATATTTAAAAATCTCTATAAATTAAACACACAAATAAAATGACTTTGTTGTGCGTCGTTTGACCTTCCTCGTTGCAATTTTCCGTATAGGATGGATGCATCTATCCCTAACTTCATTTTCTATGGTGCTGAGCATAATGCAATGGATGACGATGATTGGTTCGCAGCGATGTTCATGCTCCTACTTGAAATTGATGACACATTTGATGAAGCACCTGAAGTTGAGAGGATACCTCAGCGCACTTCGGCACTCCAGGGTGCCGCATTTGTGCAAGAAGTGCTAGTTGGTCACCCAGGTACTTGCTATAAGCTGTTTCGCATGCAAAGGGACACTTTTGTCTCATTAGCAAATGTTTTGAGGGAAAACTACCTAGAAGATAGTCGGTCACTGAGAGTGGAAGAATCACTGGCCATCTTTTGCCTAATAGTTGGCCATCGACAAGGGATGAGGGTTGTAGCGGACAGGTTCCAGCACTCCACTGAGACAATTTCACGCCATTTCAAGCATGTGATGAGGGCATTATGCAACTTGGGAAAGACCCTTATAAGGCCTAGGCAGCTCGATGGAGTGCACCCATACATACAGGGCAATCCAAAATACTTTCCATGGTTTAAGGTACGTATATATTTTCGGTAGTCTGAGgatatttgaatttatttggGACCTACCTAACCATTCAACCATTTTCCAATATTTTGCATGTTAGGATTGTGTGGGGGCCATTGATGGTACCCATATTCAAGCTTGGGTTCCGGCGAAAAAACAAAACGCATTTCGAGGACGAAAGGCAGTCGTGTCCCAAAATGTAGTGTGTGCTTGTGACTTCGACATGATGTTCACATTCGTGTATAGCGGGTGGGAGAGGACAACTAATGACTCAAGGGTCTTCTACGATGCCGTAACTAGACCTAAAAGTGAATTTCCTACACCACCGGAAGGTGAGTGCCTTCTCTCCACAACCATGTgtcaatatttataaataaagttGTCTAATATCTGCTCACACAAGTGCATGTCTACTTGCAGGTCACTATTACTTAGTTGACTCTGGGTTCCCATGCGCAAAAGGATACCTCCCCCCTTATCGAGGAGAAAGATATCATTTGCAAGATTTTCGAAATGGTGGTGACCCTCAAGGGTTCAAAGAATTGTTCAATTACCGTCATTCCTCACTTCGTATGGTAATTGAACGCTGCTTTGGAGTGCTGAAAAGGCGTTTCCATGTGCTAAATGGCATGCCCAAGTACAAAGTGTGTCGACAGCCCCTTGTAGTCAATGCATGTTGCACACTGCACAACTTTATCCGCCAGGCTAACCGTGATGATATGTTCTTTGAACATGCCCTTCTTGTGAATCTTGGCAATGGTGCTGATTACAACAACCCCTACGACTTCTCTAATGAAGCTGCTTTGATCATGGCAAACACAAGGGGCCAGATTGCGCAGTTGATGTGGGATAATATCCACTCGCCGAACTGACGTGGGGTTGGGTATTGCAATGCAACTATGGCAATATTCTTGTTTTGATAGCCTACCGATAGTactgtttattattttatgctaTATGATGTGTCATGGGACAATTTCTTTTGTGTATGACTCGACATTATAGCACATTTGCTTGTGCTTGAATATGTGTGTGAGCGAAGTGTGCTGCGAACATGCTATGTATAGGCTTGTCGGTTGTGGACTCTTACGTCTGTCGTTTTGGTACTTGCTATGTATAATTATGTCAGGTGTGGACACCTATTATATGGCTACCTTGTTTTGGTACTTGGTATGTATAATTAAGTCGGTTGTGAACTCTTA from Corylus avellana chromosome ca1, CavTom2PMs-1.0 encodes the following:
- the LOC132169855 gene encoding uncharacterized protein LOC132169855 codes for the protein MDASIPNFIFYGAEHNAMDDDDWFAAMFMLLLEIDDTFDEAPEVERIPQRTSALQGAAFVQEVLVGHPGTCYKLFRMQRDTFVSLANVLRENYLEDSRSLRVEESLAIFCLIVGHRQGMRVVADRFQHSTETISRHFKHVMRALCNLGKTLIRPRQLDGVHPYIQGNPKYFPWFKDCVGAIDGTHIQAWVPAKKQNAFRGRKAVVSQNVVCACDFDMMFTFVYSGWERTTNDSRVFYDAVTRPKSEFPTPPEGHYYLVDSGFPCAKGYLPPYRGERYHLQDFRNGGDPQGFKELFNYRHSSLRMVIERCFGVLKRRFHVLNGMPKYKVCRQPLVVNACCTLHNFIRQANRDDMFFEHALLVNLGNGADYNNPYDFSNEAALIMANTRGQIAQLMWDNIHSPN